In the genome of Palaemon carinicauda isolate YSFRI2023 chromosome 13, ASM3689809v2, whole genome shotgun sequence, one region contains:
- the LOC137652172 gene encoding SET and MYND domain-containing protein 4-like, whose product MATAMAPDGEFLLMARGMLEKLRDKTTRYLDLQAKFSPDHTFAQLFANMWNIKEAHSMLVPELKLYEKSDSDSIKLRNEGNIWYSKGELTRALELYNLSIMKAVHPVLPIPPTAPKLPASDGEVDWTPIQPPAYGGCDQKTNPVLAMAYANRSAVLYEMKYYNMSLVDIETALELGYPDHLVFKLNARREKCNSALETEKHEEENISGIETPPFKEDRGKRSTPTTFAQKLNERLTLPYRFLDDLEPPIIVTPNEKAPNFTSAVKVASIPGKGRGIVATRDINTGEVIGVEKAVCVNIKNEELDTYCSYCLRHCFNPIPCPSCCYVGFCSTECRTKSLSEEHWLECKLLPSMIKLGLQNKQLMYLLFKNCTFHKIKSLYNVAKMTEHNSPSKRGCDSQEIYHSSSYNTIYNLCDNLDRQPFGLLFTHCQLAFTMTKLLEKCGRFFIHRPGKKFSPSKDDLLTTGAILLSHALKVYYNPYEILDLRLKKPIGGGIFPALSLFNHSCNPSIKHYSLGRTIVHRAMRPIKAGDELTDSYISDFYDKSLESRRLALEDYLIKCECEACVEEWPMYDNLPSVEFICLGCRKKGAGGTAVCSTCIAKKVFPEKNPKDNKIVKDSIDNVWSTIFRTIKIGLRMNNQGIVTGEDFDNLCKAMNAIHEHIKSPCQAICDASNVLLKAFELGK is encoded by the exons ATGGCAACTGCAATGGCACCTGATGGGGAATTCCTGTTAATGGCAAGGGGAATGCTGGAGAAGCTTAGAGACAAAACTACGAGATATCTAGACTTGCAAGCCAAGTTTTCCCCAGACCACACTTTCGCACAACTGTTCGCCAACATGTGGAACATCAAGGAAGCTCACTCGATGCTGGTACCTGAATTGAAGCTGTACGAGAAATCTGACTCTGATTCCATCAAGCTGCGCAACGAGGGAAATATTTGGTACTCGAAGGGGGAACTTACGAGGGCTTTGGAATTATACAATCTAAGCATAATGAAAGCGGTCCATCCAGTTCTTCCCATCCCGCCTACCGCACCGAAACTCCCAGCTAGTGACGGTGAAGTGGACTGGACGCCGATTCAACCGCCCGCCTACGGAGGTTGCGACCAGAAAACCAACCCTGTTCTAGCCATGGCCTACGCTAACAGATCGGCTGTCTTGTACGAAATGAAGTATTACAACATGAGTCTCGTGGACATAGAAACTGCTCTGGAGCTTGGTTACCCCGACCATTTGGTCTTTAAGTTGAACGCTAGACGTGAGAAGTGCAACTCTGCTCTAGAAACAGAGAAACATGAGGAAGAAAACATTTCAGGGATTGAAACTCCTCCCTTCAAAGAGGACAGGGGAAAGCGTTCAACTCCGACGACGTTTGCACAAAAATTAAACGAACGTCTTACTTTGCCATATCGATTCTTGGATGACCTAGAGCCTCCGATAATAGTGACTCCTAACGAGAAGGCGCCCAATTTCACCTCTGCTGTTAAAGTGGCCTCCATCCCTGGTAAAGGGAGGGGCATTGTTGCTACTAGGGATATTAACACAG GGGAAGTGATTGGCGTAGAAAAAGCTGTTTGTGTTAACATTAAAAACGAAGAGCTGGACACTTACTGTTCTTATTGTCTTCGTCACTGTTTCAATCCTATTCCTTGCCCAAGTTGCTGCTAC GTCGGGTTCTGTAGCACAGAATGCAGGACCAAGAGCCTTTCGGAAGAACACTGGCTAGAGTGCAAGCTCCTTCCATCCATGATAAAGCTAGGCCTACAGAACAAGCAGCTCATGTACCTTCTCTTCAAGAATTGCACCTTCCACAAAATCAAGAGCCTCTATAACGTGGCCAAAATGACTGAACACAACTCGCCTTCGAAAAGAGGATGCGATTCACAGGAGATCTATCATTCCAGTTCCTACAACACTATATACAATCTGTGCGACAACCTGGATCGCCAGCCCTTTGGTCTACTGTTTACACACTGCCAGCTAGCTTTTACAATGACCAAGTTGTTGGAAAAATGTGGGAGGTTCTTCATTCACAGGCCTGGAAAGAAGTTCTCTCCGTCGAAAGATGACCTTTTGACTACGGGTGCCATTTTGCTTTCTCATGCGTTGAAAGTTTACTACAATCCTTATGAAATACTGGATTTGAGG CTCAAGAAACCTATTGGCGGCGGGATATTTCCAGCTCTGAGTCTATTCAACCACTCTTGCAACCCCTCGATCAAGCATTACAGTTTAGGCAGAACAATTGTCCACCGTGCAATGAGGCCCATCAAAGCTGGGGACGAACTGACAGACAGCTACATCTCCGACTTCTACGACAAGTCTTTGGAATCCCGCCGACTGGCTCTGGAGGACTACTTGATAAAATGCGAATGTGAGGCTTGTGTTGAAGAATGGCCCATGTATGACAATCTCCCTTCAGTAGAATTCATATGTTTAGGCTGTCGTAAGAAGGGCGCGGGTGGAACGGCTGTTTGCAGCACGTGTATAGCGAAGAAGGTCTTCCCAGAGAAGAATCCTAAGGATAACAAGATTGTCAAAGATAGTATTGATAACGTTTGGTCGACGATCTTCCGAACGATAAAGATCGGTTTGAGGATGAACAATCAAGGGATTGTAACGGGAGAGGACTTCGATAATTTGTGCAAGGCGATGAACGCAATACACGAGCATATAAAGTCTCCTTGCCAGGCTATTTGTGATGCCAGTAATGTGCTGTTGAAGGCTTTCGAACTTGGCAAATAA